A window of candidate division KSB1 bacterium contains these coding sequences:
- a CDS encoding ABC transporter transmembrane domain-containing protein — MTETPTLKTAFRQFVRLLWLIKPYWRPLMKSMILGLVFSAVGMATPYFSKLLIDEVHPSRDVTFMHVLVGGILAVSVVSAVMKSIQGYYTFSVSAQLGNAISLMFFNHLQHLRVKFFDAHRVGELTSRFQDARNSLNTITNWFQTLFSNGVYLLLVPPFLFLMAWKLALLALITVPLSVLIITALGRAARQYWKQTFCMP; from the coding sequence ATGACTGAAACCCCAACTTTGAAAACGGCCTTTCGGCAATTCGTGCGATTGCTTTGGCTGATCAAGCCTTACTGGCGGCCATTGATGAAAAGCATGATTCTTGGCCTGGTGTTCAGCGCCGTTGGCATGGCGACGCCTTATTTTTCCAAGCTGCTGATTGACGAAGTCCATCCCTCGCGGGACGTAACTTTTATGCACGTTCTCGTCGGCGGAATTCTTGCCGTTAGTGTCGTGTCAGCCGTCATGAAAAGCATTCAGGGTTATTACACTTTTTCCGTGAGCGCGCAGCTCGGCAACGCGATCAGCTTGATGTTCTTCAATCATCTGCAGCACCTCCGAGTAAAATTTTTTGATGCGCACCGGGTCGGTGAACTCACCAGTCGTTTTCAAGACGCGCGCAATTCATTGAATACCATCACGAATTGGTTCCAGACTTTATTTTCCAACGGCGTTTACTTGCTTCTGGTCCCGCCCTTTTTGTTCCTCATGGCATGGAAACTCGCTTTGCTGGCGCTGATTACCGTCCCTTTAAGCGTGCTGATCATCACCGCTCTTGGCCGCGCCGCGCGTCAATATTGGAAGCAAACCTTTTGTATGCCTTGA
- a CDS encoding ABC transporter ATP-binding protein/permease: MYALNTAALTWYGWTLILSQQMTLGEYIAFTAYLGFLYNPLTQLVNLLSEFQQSAVSLGRMFEYLDKPAEQNPLAVYAPLAPIQFHFNGDFRLQSISFGYSPNQKILRNINLNIHAGAITAIVGPSGSGKTSLLRLLTRMEEPDVGQIFIDGISLAQISLSDLRRQISVVWQEVSLIKGSLWENLTLGSENPSREAVNETIHLCRLEELITSLPKGFETTIAEWGASLSAGQRQRLAIARALIRHTPVLILDEATSNIDVQTEMEILHDLFLQLNGKTIIFVTHRLASASLADQVCLLEAGQIAGVGTHHELLGSNAAYRKMHGLSSPLARDDHHLRMVQHG, translated from the coding sequence TTGTATGCCTTGAATACCGCGGCGTTGACCTGGTATGGCTGGACGCTGATTCTTTCGCAGCAAATGACTTTGGGCGAATACATTGCTTTTACTGCTTACCTCGGATTTTTATACAATCCGCTCACTCAGTTGGTCAATCTCTTGTCCGAATTTCAGCAATCCGCCGTCAGCCTTGGCCGCATGTTCGAGTATTTGGATAAGCCGGCGGAACAAAATCCGTTGGCCGTGTACGCGCCGCTTGCGCCGATTCAATTTCATTTTAACGGTGATTTCCGCCTGCAAAGCATTTCATTTGGATATTCGCCGAATCAAAAAATCCTGCGTAATATCAATTTAAATATCCACGCAGGTGCGATCACGGCAATTGTCGGCCCGAGTGGCTCGGGAAAAACTTCCTTGCTGCGCCTGCTCACCAGGATGGAGGAACCCGATGTCGGCCAGATTTTTATTGACGGTATTTCACTCGCGCAGATATCCTTGTCAGATTTGCGCCGACAGATTTCCGTTGTGTGGCAGGAAGTCAGTCTGATCAAGGGCAGCTTGTGGGAAAATTTGACCTTGGGAAGTGAGAATCCCTCCCGCGAAGCCGTGAACGAGACGATTCACTTGTGCCGTCTTGAGGAGTTGATCACGAGTCTGCCGAAGGGATTTGAAACGACCATCGCCGAATGGGGCGCCAGTTTGTCCGCTGGACAGCGGCAACGCCTGGCGATCGCCCGCGCTTTGATCCGCCATACGCCGGTCTTGATTTTGGATGAAGCGACTTCCAATATCGACGTGCAGACGGAAATGGAAATCCTGCATGATCTTTTTTTACAATTAAACGGAAAGACGATTATCTTTGTCACGCATCGCCTGGCTTCAGCGTCGTTGGCCGATCAGGTTTGCCTGCTGGAAGCAGGACAAATTGCCGGAGTGGGAACTCATCATGAATTGCTCGGCAGCAATGCGGCTTATCGAAAAATGCATGGCCTATCATCGCCGCTGGCTCGCGACGACCATCACCTGCGCATGGTCCAGCACGGTTAA
- a CDS encoding HlyD family secretion protein, giving the protein MNKNGQIMEEAPALQLPELEPVRNAGTRLVNRAVSVSLLLLASLFTVGIIVALMVEIDITIKGNGTLEPTTIWPIHSQESGLIQEVFVKTGDTVSVGQTLVRLDSLSLENALNQLRAELELKRIEYQRTKSLAKLEARRQSDLLAQARARLIKAKAAYRKSLAENGFNANSDSMLSSYVIGKHVGIDVAHADVLAAEADVHYNDAQAELLSVHRMNIEKQRVELEQLEKQIHTMSERLRRLCINSPAAGIVLTEQLERLHGAYVREGELLLELADPEQWQVTLYVTERDIYRIHAGDVVKVEVKALQSLDADLLYGRVASVGVEPMAPNQKTNPAFAGLYRVTALLDHQPLDILGREKLKRGYSVRGMIITQSGKMITLLWNYFKEKTPSMF; this is encoded by the coding sequence ATGAATAAAAATGGTCAAATCATGGAAGAGGCGCCGGCGCTGCAGTTGCCCGAATTGGAGCCTGTTCGTAACGCCGGCACGCGTTTGGTCAACCGCGCCGTGAGCGTGTCTTTGCTTTTGTTGGCGTCGCTTTTTACGGTTGGAATCATCGTCGCTTTGATGGTCGAAATCGATATCACCATCAAAGGCAATGGCACGTTGGAACCCACAACGATATGGCCCATTCACAGTCAAGAATCCGGCCTGATTCAAGAAGTTTTTGTGAAAACCGGAGATACCGTTAGCGTCGGGCAAACGCTGGTTCGCCTCGATTCGCTGTCGCTGGAAAATGCGCTAAACCAACTCCGCGCCGAGTTGGAGCTAAAGCGCATTGAATATCAACGCACAAAATCTTTAGCAAAGCTTGAAGCGCGCCGGCAATCCGATTTATTGGCACAAGCGCGAGCGCGGCTCATTAAAGCCAAAGCCGCATATCGGAAAAGCCTGGCCGAAAACGGATTCAATGCGAACAGCGACTCGATGTTAAGCTCGTATGTCATTGGCAAACACGTTGGAATTGACGTTGCTCATGCCGATGTTCTCGCGGCGGAAGCGGACGTTCATTATAATGACGCTCAAGCCGAGTTGCTGAGTGTGCATCGAATGAATATAGAAAAACAGCGCGTGGAACTGGAACAATTGGAGAAACAAATTCATACCATGAGCGAACGCTTGCGACGGTTGTGCATCAACTCTCCGGCCGCGGGGATAGTTTTAACCGAACAGCTCGAGCGTTTACACGGCGCTTACGTTCGCGAAGGCGAGCTTCTGCTCGAGCTGGCCGATCCGGAGCAGTGGCAAGTTACGCTTTACGTTACAGAACGGGATATTTACCGCATTCACGCGGGCGATGTTGTCAAGGTGGAAGTGAAAGCGCTCCAATCTTTGGATGCCGATTTGTTGTATGGCCGCGTCGCCTCCGTCGGGGTTGAGCCGATGGCGCCAAATCAAAAAACCAATCCGGCGTTTGCCGGCCTTTATCGCGTTACGGCGCTCCTCGATCATCAGCCGCTGGACATTCTCGGACGCGAAAAGTTAAAGCGCGGATATTCCGTTCGTGGAATGATTATCACGCAGTCGGGAAAAATGATCACGCTCTTATGGAATTATTTCAAAGAAAAAACGCCGAGCATGTTTTGA